The following nucleotide sequence is from Sparus aurata chromosome 22, fSpaAur1.1, whole genome shotgun sequence.
aaaagcacaattaGACTGAGCAGGTGGGGTTGTAGTTGGTGTACAACTGACTCTGAAGTAACTTACCTTTGTCACCTCCATGGCTACACCTTCCGGGAGGTTCCTCTGAATGTATTCTAGGTATACTTGTGCTGTGCTGCCTGTTATATGAGCCAGCTAcaaaacaagaggagagacatTTGACATAATCACTAATCACTGTGGGGCATAAATAgcatattctttaaaaaaaaaaaaaaaacaggcttacTAAAGGGTTGATTGTAAGTGGCCGGGACAGCACAAAGTACCCAGTGCCATAAAGCCTGATCAATTGGAAGGAACCTTAATACTTTTAATTTGAACAAACAGGCTCATCACCTCAACACATCGGTAGTGTGTCCTCATCTCATACTGAACCCTGTGTTTTTTGAAGATGTGAACTGACTTCAGGAGTGTGAACCTCTCCATGTCCTTGTGAGGTTCGGAGCTGTGGCAGAGCAAGGAAGAGAATCAAAACCATGTCAGTGAGAAATATATAATGGACAGCAGTCTTATGTGGCTGATTGACTGTATTAGTACTCACACGTTGCTGATGGTGATACCCAGTTCTTTAGCTGCCATGGTGGTAAATAACTCATAGCTGTCCAACACGGCCCTGTCGTGACCTTTCACCATTATTGACACCTTCTGATACAGCACGTCGGGCTCTTCTGTGACGGTGATCTGCAAAGACACAAGAGAACAGTCTACTGTGTCACTTTATTACTCAACTACTATAAGAAGTCCTCGGTAAAAGAAACTGAGAGGAATAAGAGACTAGTGACAACTCACTGATGAAGGTGTTGATGGGAGCACTGTTGCTGTGTGGAAGAAAGTGTTGGATGTCAGTGGGAGATGGGACCTGCAGAGACAGAACGGTGAGTCATTTCTTACATATaaactcttctttttaaaaacattagtttagcacaaatcatttttttactttactttgagATAGCTGCTTATACAGTAGTTAGTATGGTTTTGGCTCGACACTGAATCCCATTTTGAGACTGTTGAATATATGTAAACTGTTGGAAATGCAATAGACTTTTTCAAATGTGTAACTTGTTTAGAGATAGAGCCACATAAACTCTGCAAACTGAGTGAAATGACCTCTTGGACTCAGTGTTGCTGACAGTTTTTGAACCACAATTGGCATTTAATGATAACATTCATACATGGTATGCATGTGTAAGAgcctgtaaaataaaacaaacaaacatattgaACTAATTTTCACGTTTGAATACACAACCGTGGAAACAAAATCTCTTTCAGCAGCAATAACAACTTCATTTTTTATAATTCATACCAGTACGAATGATACTatgatggttgtttttttctttattcattttttccctTCATAATATGCCCATTTaagtttgattttctttccaCTTACTgtataacacattaaaaagcaTTATAATACAGTCAAAAAATGGTGGTTAAAAGATTGATTATGCCTCATATAGGTACATTTATATGTTTTACTAATGGTAAACAATATGTGCAGCATTGCTTCCACAATGTCTGACAATTTAAAAGAGGAAACAAGTAGATGTAATTCACTCCTCTGGAATTAAAAGGTTGTAATGATAACTGCTGCCTGATTACTGTAGAAAAGTTTGAAAGTCACGAAAGActggtgttttttatttatttatttattttaccgATATTAATAAACTAATAGGCCgataagaaaaaacacagcttacctgataatgttacattttctgtGACCTGAACATGCGGCCGAAGCTCTCGGCCCCTGCggataaaaacacataaatagacatttagagatgacatttactgtctgACCACCACCATGGTGCAACTGTCGTCTCTGACCTAATACTgagttttaatgtttccttcTCATGAACTGAACCGTCACGTTGGTTAATATTTCGCAGATaatgtgcaaaacaaaaaagacaaacttaCCAAGCGTGAGATTCCACGAAATATCCTTGCCAGAGAACATAATTCTCGTCTGAGAGTCATGGGAGCCGCCATGTTTGTGGAGAAGGTGGGAGAGAAGTTAAAGTGTCTCGACGGTGCTGCCCCCCTGTGCCCTGGAGGGGGAACTACCACTGTAGCAACTGGGTGCTACAATCCTCCCAGCTGTGGTAACCTCATTAATAATATAATCAgatttttcaaatgtacatatatttattttttatacataGATAGCTATTATATAAttgaggataaaaaaaacaattcatatAGAGAATGGAAtttaaaacaatgacagaaaacagctaCATCAGGTAGCCTATCCAATGCAGACATCAAAGTGAATATAAGATAAAAGAGAGAGCAAAAAATGTCTATATGAGGCTTCAGGACTGAGATACAAATTTTCACTTCAGTTTTGATAGCTTCGCAAAAGACATTTCGTAGTATTAGAGCCGCAATGTGAAAGAATTTGAGTTGAGAACCCTGCGATCATCGGCaggatgtgtggatgtgttgaCGTGAACAGTTCTGACATTAAGATATACACTGATGTTAACATGCTACCCAGCTAGCCCCGACCCGCTCCGGTCTAAAGCTcatgtgctagcagtgtaaacaccagcAATCCCCCACTTTCTAATtttggactgctagctgcatggctaactgagctaactaggtGACGGCAGCTAAAGTTGGCAGCAGTTGGTGGTTACTCTGgcgatatgctgccccctatctCTTCTGAGTATGTATTCAACAGGTGGTCAATATCGCCCCTTTAAGCTACATATTAAAAGCACAATTGAATATATTGaggtttgtttagtttttatttagtCCTTCCTCCATTCTAATAATCACcagtgtgtgctttgttttctttgcatcGATCATATTGTGGATTAAGTGAAGCACCACTAACTCTATTATAATCCCATGTGAATGTTACTAATAACTGCATATTGTTGCTCATAAGACTCTGAATGCAGGACCTGTGCTTGTAATTGGATATATTTACATTGATGCAGCCTGTTGATACTTTTACATGGATCTGGATATTTCTTCCGGCACTGCTTGCTATTTTTCGGGCACACCAGTACTAACAACTGCTTAGTTTTGCAGTTGTACAATGACGAACACATCGTTTCATCCTCGTTTGGAAGAAGATCCGATTAAAGTTTAAACACTCCGGTTACTGATGTGAGCTGTGGTCATTTAATTGGTGTAATCACGTGTCTGTCACGTGACTCAGCTCTCGGGCCCTGGCAGCGGACAGAAGCAGGCTGCAGGTAGAGGAAGCAGCAGCGGTACTGAGCCGAGGTAAGCGCTTCACTGCCCATTGATGTTCTCCGGCTTAGTGGACGACAGGTCTGATATTATTCTGCCACTTTGTCCTCTACGCCATTGAACTACGGGTAATTCGAATAGCTACATGctaacgtaaaaaaaaaaaacgttagcATAAACAGTGAGCTAACGTGCTAGCCATAGCTTGTTAGCGACGAGTGCCAACGGCGGATGGACGCAGCCAGTCTCCGCTGATGGTGGCTCTGGTTCAGATAGCTAGCTGTTCGCTTAGCCGGCTAGCTACTGCTGGCTTGTTCGTGGAGGGGACGTTGGCCGCATTCCCGGTTAGATTCTCGTGAATTAACTGGACAGAGGAGATGAATCAAGAGGAAAGATTAATCCCActgctgacatgttttcatCTGAGCCCACGGAGCTCTCTGGCTTGATCCAACATCCAGGGTCTAGCTAGCTGTGGCGAAATGGTAGCCCACGATGATGGGTGTTTTTGGGCTATTTTGGCATCATCTCACGGGCTTCAGCGGTAAATTGAGTGTCGGTTAGTAGCGTTACTATGACTG
It contains:
- the mrps10 gene encoding small ribosomal subunit protein uS10m; amino-acid sequence: MAAPMTLRRELCSLARIFRGISRLGPRASAACSGHRKCNIIRSHLPLTSNTFFHTATVLPSTPSSITVTEEPDVLYQKVSIMVKGHDRAVLDSYELFTTMAAKELGITISNVSEPHKDMERFTLLKSVHIFKKHRVQYEMRTHYRCVELAHITGSTAQVYLEYIQRNLPEGVAMEVTKTAMEKMPDHILEPMWKDHPIDDKPSQ